The proteins below are encoded in one region of Apium graveolens cultivar Ventura chromosome 4, ASM990537v1, whole genome shotgun sequence:
- the LOC141716848 gene encoding uncharacterized protein LOC141716848, whose amino-acid sequence MEKLVYALILASRKLRPYFQAHRIEVRTAYPLRQVLHKPETSGRMLKWAVELGQFDLEYMPHTAIKGQALTDFLLEFDSEIKDKDLVALHPSHPEEVLEEFPHPWWVLHVDGAINNGGAGAGIVFVSPEGHHMMSVIHFKFYTVNNDAEYEALINGLKIDFKIRVRNLIANSDSELVVNQVNGGFQARGP is encoded by the coding sequence ATGGAAAAGTTGGTTTATGCCTTAATCCTCGCATCAAGAAAGCTGCGCCCATATTTCCAAGCACATAGAATTGAAGTTCGTACAGCATATCCTCTGCGGCAAGTCcttcacaaaccagaaacgtcGGGAAGGATGTTGAAATGGGCTGTAGAGTTGGGACAATTTGACTTGGAATACATGCCTCATACAGCAATCAAAGGACAGGCCCTAACTGATTTCTTATTAGAATTTGATTCTGAAATTAAAGATAAGGATTTGGTGGCATTGCATCCGTCTCATCCTGAAGAAGTTTTAGAAGAGTTTCCACATCCCTGGTGGGTTTTGCATGTGGATGGTGCAattaacaatggaggagcaggCGCGGGCATAGTGTTTGTATCTCCAGAAGGTCATCACATGATGAGCGTGATCCACTTTAAGTTCTATACTGTGAATAATGATGCGGAATATGAAGCACTAATTAATGGCCTGAAAATTGATTTCAAAATTAGGGTGCGGAATCTAATTGCAAATAGTGACTCAGAGTTGGTGGTAAACCAAGTGAATGggggatttcaagctcgaggaccGTGA